In the genome of Podospora pseudocomata strain CBS 415.72m chromosome 7, whole genome shotgun sequence, the window GAAACCAACCcccgaggaagaagaagaccgaTACCGCCGCTTCAAGATCGGAAACCCTCACTACAAAACCCGCGGCAAGGTCTCCAAGCGCGACGGCCGGCTGAGCATTTCTGTCAAGGACACCTCCCAGACGGGGTATCTAGCCAAAGCTCTCGGGACAGCAGCAAAGCACATGGTGCCACTGAAGCCGCCCCCGGGTGGTTCAGACTCTGAATCCTCCAAGACGGTCGCCGCCCACTTCAAGGGGGTTCCCACCCGGAAACGGACCGCTTCCACGATCGATATCAAGTCGCTCAAACCACCCAAACTCAACATCGTGATCATGGTCATTGGCTCCCGGGGTGACGCACAACCGTTTCTCAAGATTGGGAAGATCCTCAAGGAGAAGTACGGACACCGCGTCCGTATTGCCACCCACCCCGCCTTTAGGGACTTTGTCGAGCAGGACTCTGGACTGGAGTTTTTTTCTGTCGGGGGGGACCCGTCTGAGCTGATGAGCTTCATGGTGAAGAACCCGGGCATGATTCCGACCTTGTCGTCGGTCAAGGCGGGTGACATACAGAAGCGGCgggcggccatggcggagATGTTTcaggggttttggagggcgtGCATCAACGccaccgacgacgagcaCGACGTGAGGAACATCAAGATGATGGGCAAGCGGGACCCGTTCGTGGCGGATGCGATCATTGCGAACCCGCCGAGCTTTGCGCACATTCACTGCGCCGAGGCGCTGGGGATTCCGTTGCACTTGATGTTTACTTTTCCTTATACCCCGACGCAGGCGTTCCCGCATCCGCTGGCGAGCATTAAGAGGAGcaatgtggaggagggatatACGAACTTTATCAGTTACCcgttggtggagatgatggtgtggCAGGGTTTGGGGGACTTGGTGAATGAGTTTAGGGTTGGGACGCTGGGGCTGGATCCGGTGAGCACGCTCTGGGCTCCCGGGGCGACGTATCGGTTGCATGTGCCGTTTACGTATCTTTGGAGTCCGGGGTTGGTGCCGAAGccgggggattggggggaggaggtggaggtggcggggttTGTGTTTTTGGAGCTGGCGGATAGTTTTAAGCCGCCGGGGGAGCTCGAgaggtttttggggaggagcgatcagggtggtggggagggggaggagaggaaggatgaGAAGCCGGTGGTGTATATTGGGTTTGGGAGCATTGTTGTGGATGATCCGGAGAGGTTCACCGAGATGATCTTTGAGGCGGTGGAGTTGGCGGGTGTGAGGGCGTTGGTTAGTaaggggtggggagggctgGGGGGGGACAAGTTGGATGTTCCCGAGGATGTGTATATGCTTGATAATACGCCTCATGACTGGCTGTTCCCTAGGGTGAAGGCGTGTGTCATCCATGGAGGGGCGGGGACGACGGCGATCGCGTTGAAGTGTGGGAAGCCGACGATGATTGTGCCGTTTTTTGGGGATCAGCATTTTTGGGGGAGCATGATTGGCAATGCGGGGGCTGGGCCGGAGGCGGTGCCGTATAAGGAGCTGACGGCGGAGAAGTTGGCGGAGGGGATCAAGTTTTGTTTGAGGGATGAGGCtagggaggcggcggagaagattGCGAGGGATATTGAACGGGAGGGGGACGGGGCAGAGAATGCTTGTGAGGCCTTTCAtaaggggttgttgattcAGAGAGAGgtgaagggaggggggaggagctcGATGAGGTGTTCGATTCTGCCGGATCAGGTGGCGGTTTGGCGGATGAAAGAgacggggttgaggttgagccCTATTGCGGCGGAGatgttggtggagagggggctGGTGAGCTGGAAGAAgctgaggttgttgagacaTAACGAGTGGAATGATTTTGAGGGGCCCGGGGAGCCGGTGACGGGTGTGGCGGGGTCGATCATGGGGACGGTTGGGAatgtttttggggggattgggggggtgCCGTATCGGGTTGCGAAGAGTGctaagaagaggaaggataaggagaaggggaagaggaagaagaggaaggatgacaagaggcagcagcagcaggagcagcagaacAGGAATGACGAGAGCGATGGGGAGGAGCCACCTCAAGTTGAGACTGCTACTACTCATGCCATTGACGACCGGAGATCGGACTCTTCTTCTGTACGCTCCAACCCGGCAGAGGAAGTAGCTCATCATGTCGGTCGTGGCGCCCTCAAATCGGCCtccgccatcgccaaagcCCCTGTCGACCTCAGCTTGGCCCTCGCTCAAGGCTTCCACAACGCCCCTAGACTTTATGGAGACGACACCGTCCGGCGACCCATCCGCGTTACTGGGATGAAATCAGGTCTCAAAGCAGCCAGAAATGAATTCGCGTACGGCATCTACGACGGCATCACGGGCGTCGTTCGTCTCCCCTACCGCGGAGCAAAAGAAGGTGGCCTTGGTGGGTTTGCAAGGGGCGTGGGTATGGGACTTACGGGGTTTGTGCTCAAGGACCTGGCTGCTGTCATTGGGCCGGTTGGGTATACGCTCAAGGGAGTGGTCAAGCAAGCTGAACGGGGGAAGCAGCCGATCAAGTACATCAGGCGGGCGAGGATTGTTCAGGGTGAACGAGACACGGAGGCGTtgagcgaggaagaaaaggcAAGGTTGAGCAAGGAGGCGGTGAAGGGGTGGTCGGTGATGTGGAAGTTGTGGGACGAGATGGtcaagcaggagaagaagaagaagcgggggAGGAGCATCAAGGCTAAGCTTGgagggaaggcgaggaggcgCCGAAAGAGAAAGGAATGGGACGTGGTGTTTGAGAGTGTGGAGGTTGCggagaaggcgttggaggcgctgaggaagggggaggacaTGGATGTTGTTTTGGAGcgggtggagaaggagaggggggcgggtCGTAGTCCCGTTGCGGTTGAGAATGGGCAGTCGAACATGTTGGAGAGTACGGAGAATAAGGACTTTGCgggggttgggaaaagggagGCGGATGCTGAGACTGCTAGCACGAAGGTTCCTGGTCCGTTGGAGATGAATGGGGTGGGAAGCGGGAGCAAGGTtgacggggaggtggtgatgggtgaggaaaagaaggaggaggaggaggaggaggatatgaaGGAGAATCCGTTCTCGGTGGCCACGCCGGCGATTGCGAAGAATAAGGAGGAGAATAGGATGACCATGGAGGCTATTGAGGTTAGGGCTTAGGGGCCGCTTTGAGGCCGCTGGAGTTGTTTGCGGTGCGCtgcttttgttttggctGCGGTGCGTTGGGAGTTTTGGAAAGGCAGAGGTTGAAATAAGCAATATGAGGATACcccgttttcttttttgtaGTGATAAGTGGAGAGATATAGCTGGTGGACAAAGTAATACCTAATTCTACATTCGAGTCCTATGAGAATGATTGCAATATTGTGATGAAGTAGTTCCTGGTGTTGGGTTTGATGGCCAAAGATCATTGATCTCTCTTGGTGCTCAATAAATCAACATAGGGAACATCATTACAACCAGCACATTGAACCAGCCCGAAGTAACCTCAATGCTAAACAAAATCTCAGTGCTATGGATGCCCTCCCACCACTACTCCTTCTCGCTCTCCAACACAGCCTTAATCATGGCCTGCCCCACCTCCACGGCCCCCTTGAATCTCGGCTCAAAGAACTTTTGCGTCACGGcgaacctctccctccaagTGTCAAACTGCCTCAGACTGACACACTCTGCCCAACCGGCCGCGGCAATCGCAAACTGCAAATCGTCCCTCCTGAAGCTCTTGTCTTCAATCCCCACCCGCAAACACTCATCCAGCAACCCTGGGGTCCTGAACAGATGCTCGGCCACGCCCAGCCAAAGCCGAAAGAGAGGCGTCGAGCAAATCATGTGGTCGTAGGGCACGATCCCCAGCGCAGACCAGCAGTCGACCATGGCCAGCAGACTAAGGTGATTATTCGgcagccccctcccccctcccctttccccagaGGGTTTATTAAGTGAAAACCgatcaagaagctcctccTTTAGCAGCGGCCTCTCCGCCCACTTGGGGCTCCCCTCGGCGCCAAAGACTTTTTCTTTGGCTTTGTACACCCTCTCACGCAACTCATCGGATCTGCCCTCAAGCATGAGGTAAAATAACTCAGTACTCGACCGGGCAAACTGCCCAATCTGCTTGTGCGCCTCTGGGTTGAGAATCGCCAAGCCGGCGTAGACGTGCCACTTTTGGGCATAGATCCTCAGCATGAGGTTGATTTTCACGTTTTCGATTCCGCCGATGTAGCGAGATCCTTCCTCCCAGGGGAACTGGCGGTTGGCGTGCCAGGCTTTGCccatggagaggaaggcggcgTGGGTGACGGCTTGGGTGTCGGCCGTGATGCGGTCGTGCTCTTTGGCTGTGAGGTAGACGTGTGTAGAGTTGAGGCATGACAAGACAGATTCGACTTTCTGGAAAGATTCGTCAGAGGCGCGGTGTTTGATCAGGACTAAAGGTTGCCCGCGGGGGTCGACGTTGGGGCCGTGGAGGGAATGACAAGAAACGATGTCGACGTCGGATGGGAGGTAGGACTCAAAGGCTTTGATCTCAGGGTCTTTGCAGGAGGTTTGGCCTCCGACTATGGCGCCTAGACGGGTTGCTATAGACCACAAAACATGTAAGGAACTGGATGGGACAGTACGATCATGATGATTaagatgatggatgggacACACATGGGCCGAACTGTTCGACTACACGACCAATGGCGGCCGCCTCGACGCTGTAGATGATATAATTGCTCGCTCGCGAAATAAGGTGGCCGTTGCGGAGAATTTGAATATTGGTCTATAGACACAAACATCTCAGCAACTGGCTAACAGCAGCCAAGGTTAGAAAGATTGGAAAATCACATCGTACATTGTCTGCAAATTCCTTGGCAAGCTCTTCAAATTTTTCTTCTCTATCGCAGGCCATGACTCtaaaaagaaacaaaagaaaaaggaccCAACGATTAGCCAACCATATCCGACCAAAGTTCTGAATTGGAACGTGGAAACTGGAAGAAATCTGAGAGTCAATGTTAGCGGGGAATCCCACAAAAATCGACAGTGATAAAAAGGTTGAGTGAAGGTAATACGGTCAGACGAAAAAAATTAGGTAGCTGAGATTTTTCATCATGGAAAGTCCGCAGTAACCACCGGGCCCAGAATGGGTGACCGACAGCACCACGAACGATACTCTAGCCAAATGCACTCAAGTCATCATTGtattggggggaggggagattgTGCTGGTGTCGAAAAGGAAGGAAACGTACCATTTGGGGAAGAGCTAAAGTCGCTCAATGATGGTTAGTCGAAGAAAGTCGAGAACAAGCATTACCTCCATCCAGCGTTGGCCAGTCGGCGGGCATACATCCTGCCCATATCGCCCATGCCAATGAGGCCGATGGTGAAGTCTTTCGACCACGCGAACTCGGATGCCGTCGCCATTGTTGTTTCTCTTCCGAGCGAAAACGGTATTGCAAAGCAAGGGATACTCCTCGATGGCAAAGATCACATCCTCAGCAGGGCAACTGCGCAGAACTCCCAGCTTGTCTCTCAAAGCGGGGAAGAAAGTGTGCAAAGAATGCGAAGCTGGCTCGGCCGCTGTTGCTATTGTTGTTGCGAGTTGAAGAGAAGTGAAAGAAAATTTCTGACTGGAACTGAAATTTAAGCTTGCTCAAGGTGGGGCTCCTACCGTGCCCGCGACGCCCCACGGCCCCACTTGGATCTGGCAGACAGTGCACACTGTGGAGCGCACATGACAAGACCTTGGTCATCAGGGTTAAGCTTCCCGAGACATCACCACTTACACTCACCCTATcaatcaacaacctcactcGAAATGACCACCCTCCTATCATTCGGCTCCAACGGCTCAGGCCAACTGGGTCTCTCCCACCAAGAAgacgtctcctccccctccctcgtcttcatcccccacccctcctcaaccctcCCCAGCTCAGTCGCCCAAATAGCCGCAGGAGGGaaccacaccctcctcctcctcaccaacaaccaagtCCTCTACTCAGGCGActctcacaacaacaacaaaatcACCCCAACCttcacccctccaccccttccaacacctcccccaaccccaataAGATCCATCTCAGCAACCTGGTCCGCCTCCCAAAtagccaccccctcccagatATGGGTCCACGGCCACGGAACAAAAGGTGAACTTGCCCTCGGCTCCGGCATCACCTTGGCCACCTCcttccaacccatccccaactTTCCACCCTCAAACACAACAATCGTCTCTATATCGGCCAGCATGTCCCACGCCGTTGCTGTCTTGAACAACGGCCAAGTCTACGGTTGGGGCGCAGGTCGTAAAGGCCAGCTAGGTCCTGAACCATCACCTGCGGTGTCTTCACCAAGGTTAGTATCCTGTCCTTTCCCTGTGGTGAAAGCCCTTTGCGGGAAGGaattcaccctcctccttggcccTCCCCAAACAGGAGAGTTTCTGGTAATAGGGTCAGATAAATTCGGGATTAAATCCAATGCCCCTTCAGACCTAAAAGGTTGGAAGGACGCTGGTGCTAGCTGGGGGAGCGTCATCCTGCTAAAAGAGGACGGATCCCTCATCAGCTGGGGAAGGGATGACCACCAGCAACTTGCCCCATCGGACATTGGGCCAGTGGAAAAGATTGCTGTTGGGAGTGAGCATGCCCTGGCATTGACAAGAGACGGCAAAGTCCTGgcttggggctggggagaaCATGGCAACTGTGGATCACTTGAGGAGAACAACAAGGAGAGGGCGAATGTCATTCAAATCCCGGATGAATACAACTTGGAGGATCAGGAGGTTACAGCTCTAGGGGCAGGGTGCGCCACAAGTTGGATTGCCTTTGAGAAAAGGAGGTAAATAGCAAAGATGCGAGATATGGTATCAGTGATGAGAACAACCGCCAAACACCGCCGAACGCCGAGATGCAAATGCTGTCATTAATCGGTGAACAAGCCGAACCCACGGACCTAAGGTTATCGTCAGTTGAGTACgcatgaggaggaggggaattGAGCATACCTGTGAAAGGCGCTGGGTTGGATCGAGTCCTGACACCAAACGATCAGATGGAGTGTCTTctgtgctggtggaggatttCTGCAGGTAACTACTAATACGCAGAGTGGATATATTCTGTGACAAGAGAGTTAGTAGGTCCCCTCGAATGGTAAGATGTCATCGTGTGTAGCAACGAACCGGATCACTGGTAGAGTTCCACTCCAACCTggcattctcctcctcttcctcgtcctcgtcaggATTGATAGGCTCCCACTGCCGGTCATCGTCCAGCTCATGGGGTGCCGGTCCCATAAACAGGGAGTCCTCCGACTGTGCCGTCCCCGGGGGTGGCTGCTGTGGCGGGCGGAGGTGAAATGCCggtggagggcgaggccTCGACGATGTTGGATTttgtggctgttgtggcGGTTGGGCCACGGTTTGCGGGGTTGGATCTGGCAGAGCTTGCTGGCAGGCACTATTGGACATTGAACTAGCTCTGTGTGATGCCGCGTCAAGCTCTGGCCTGGGAGTCTTTGCAGAGGCATTTGGCCGGGCGGTCTTTTGCCTTGGTTCTCTGGCATCTTTCTCGCCAACAGTCATCAAGATAAACTCGCACAGGATGCCATCAGCTGCGTAGTATAACTTCATGGGACGGCCTGGGTTGCTGTAGCTTGTGGCTAGCTCTCCGCTGGTAATCTGAGCATGCTGGAGGATGGCGCGAAAGTCCTTGACGCTGATAATGATGTGGAGTTTGTCCTCGACCTGGACATTGTCGAACTCGTCCATCTCGACCGCGATGTTGGTGTGAAGGGGCTTTTTGAGGACGGTCTCGCTGTTAGCGCCGCCCCGTTTCTGGACCTTTTCGGTGAAGCATGTAAAGTTGACGAGGTTGCTGTCCTCATCTgtgttgatgtcgaggagctcaaTGCCTGGTCCGAAATGGTCCATGAGCTGGCGAAGTGTTTTGGAAGAGATGGCCCATTGGTTTCTTGCCTCTTGCTTGTTGAACTTTGCGTGGGTGGGTGCTTTGACTTCGTATGGGAGAATATGCGAGGCAGTGATCCCGTTCCTAAAAGAAACCCTAGCCACAAGACGGCTTTTCTTGCCAACGCCATCGTCAATGGCTACGTCGCAGCGTTCAATGGAGGCGTCTCTCCCGTAGGCAGTCTCGCCGCCACCCTGCCGCGTTCTAAAGATGGCGAGTAGGGACTTGATGTAGAGCTGGCATGAGAACTTCTCGCGGTACTGGGGGCTTCCCTCGAATTTGTACCCGGAGAAGAAGCGGGTTGCGGCGAAGGAATAGCAAACATAAGCCGATTTGGAGATGTTCAGCGTTGTTAACATAAGCTGCAGGCAAACCTGTTAATGCAACCCCTCATCTTCCAAGCAGGCAGAACACCAAACCTTTTCCTTCCTGGCCTCGAGACAGACCTCGTCACTGAACTTGAACATGCATGCCAATGCATCGTGGAGCACGGCCACGCCATCTTCACTCAGAGTGAAGTTgagcaccaccatcttgcctttgaggtgttgaggttgatgaagacTGAATAAAGTTGGTGGACAAGCTCCAAGACAGGCAGTGATGTGCGATTGGTGGGGTTACCTAAACAATTCTCACTGATGGAAGGCGCCAGTTAGCGCAAAAGTCCCTGAAAGTTAGTGCTCGAGGCACGTGTCCCGCGACGCGTTCTCGACATGGTGCCTTCAGCCACATCAGTTCCAACTACTTTCAAAACTCATTGTTCAACCCCAGACTCAATGGTGACCACGATACCACCTAGGCCAGTCTTCCCTCGGGACATCTGGTTAATGGTGGTCGAGGAACTGGCGGCAGACTGTGATTTTGGGACGCTTTATACTTGTGCTCGTATCGATCGAGGTCTGACACGGTTGGCTCTGCCTCTGTTGTACAGTATACACGACCAATCACCCGTCTTCCACCAAGTTGCGGGCAGCGAAGCCTCCGTTTGTCTATGGAGGTCCCTCATCGCATCAAGTCCCGACGAACCTCGCTAACCCTATTGTTGCTGGATCATGTCTTTCGAGCTCGGCCATCTTCACTACGTCCTTGATGATTTTTCACGAAACAACGCGGCCCTCAAAGCTCGATTCTTTCAAGTCCCCTAAAAATATTGGTGTCCAATCGTAAGGGGAAGAAACGGAATCTTGACAAAGTCGTGATTGTGGCTGCCAACTCGATCATACGCTACATCCGGGCCGCTGCCAAGCAGGCTGATAAGCTGGTGCAACTCACAACTCTTGATGGTTACTATTCCCCCGCAGCCAACCTAATGAAATGGGCATCATCGCTGTCAagcctcacctccctcttcgtcgaggatggctcTATACTCACAGCCGATGCGGCAAAGGCTCTTCGTCAGAAGTGCCCGTCTTTCAACTACCTGTAAGCTAATCGCTGTCTTGAAGCTTTCATCAGCGGTGCTGAGTTAAATTCTGTTACAAAAAGACAATATCACTACTGCGAAGTTCCCGAGGCCGATCAACAGCTCGCCGGATTTTTGCGAGATCTCAAGCCACAGTCACTGCAAACCTTCGTCATTCGTAGCCAGAACGAAGTAGGAAGCGAAACTTTCATGGCTTTGCAACAACACTCAAGTTCACTCCAAAAACTTTGCCTCATGCGCCTCAACCCCACCGCGTTGAGATCTCTTCACCAGCTTCGGCATTCCCTCGCAATCACGACGTTGGCCATCCAAGGGAACGACATGGTGGAAGGGTTTGGCTGGCTAGACTATGATAACCCGGCCGACTTTGAGGAAGTGGCGGAGTGGCTTTCAAGGTGTGCTTCACTCCGCGAGCTTTTGCTGGCTCGCGGGTCAAACGCAACAGGCCTTCTCCTCAAGATCGAGAATAATCTCGGCATGATCGAGGATGACTCTCCTGTCATGGAATTGACAAGCTTGAACCTCGACCTCATTAAGCTCAATAGATCGGACTTTTAGTATTTCATCGGAAACCAACCATCCCTTGAGAACCTAACCATGAGGATCGAGGATAACCTATTTGCGTCGCCTGATGAACTTACACGGAACTTGCCCCTCTGCTCGGAAagcttgagaagctcaaAACGCTAAATACCAACGCGACATTCACGATGCGGGATGTTGCCATAAGCATCGTGTCCCTGGAGCATCTCAAGGGCTGTATTTGGATGGCGACCTGATCACCGACGAGTATCTTGCTCACCTCATCCGGCTTAAGAAGCTCCGGTCGTTGACGATCCTCGGCCCTTCCCGCTTGACAATGGATGGCTTCTTTCAGTTTCTGGACGTCTTGATCAGTCATCGGAGGGATTATGGCAACCCCCGCAAGGGCCTCCGAATAGCAATACAATCTCAAAAGTTAGATGCGCATCTTGACAAAGGCGAGGTGGAGTGGATATCAAAGTCTATGAAACGGGACTTCGGAGGGACTTTTGATATCACGTACGACACTGGCGGGGATGAGACGGACGAGGATGACTATTCGTACTACTGAGTTTTGGGTTTCTGGGACAGAGGTCAGGGGCAGGTTTGGATAGGGCGGTTGGAAAGAGATTCGCATAGAACAAAGGGCAATAATTGACTTTTGAGGTGGTTATGGGCTCTGATACGGCGAGTAATGTCCAGGAATAGACAGCAATTTAGTTATTACTGCAGCATACAAAATGATGTATTTTGACGCGCCTCAAAAGACGAACTTAGAAAAGACCATCACAGAGACAGGAACCGGGAAGGTGCCACATCAAgatcttatcttatcagcAATACCTTTTCGAGGGCCCACTCCTAAAGCTCAGACCACCCGCAGCCCACGCCCCACTCTCCCACTCCTACAAAAACTCTGCCAGCCAATTCTTCCCTCTCCGAAACTTTTCCTGaacaacaaacacaaacCAACAATCACCAATTTCAGCAAGCAATCCCGCCAGCCCACTCGCCATTCGCGACTCGATTTTTCCTCTCGGGCTTTCGTTCATATCACGAAGGACGGGCTCGGCTCCAATTGCTCTCTTCTTGTTTTCCCCCTCAAACAAGAGAGGGAACGCAGTTGCCTTGCGTTCTTGCACACCACCTTGAGGCTTTCTTTTTGGTTGCTTGATTTCCCCAGCAAGCTTTTTCACATCCCCATAACCCCCCTTCACATATACACATGAGAGAAGACGGAAAGACGAACACCACGATTTGCCTACCTGTGTGCCCTTTAATCAATGCACACCAGGTTAACTAGTTTTTTATCGTTCGCAGTGGAAGAGAAAACCAACGGCCTAGACAGCCAGTCCTATCCACCCTGCTGCCGAGGTTACTTGAAGTGCGTCAGCGGGACTAAAACGGACAAACATTTTGATGTGATATGAAGATTGTTTTTGatttgttttgtgtgtgtcaTTTTGCCAATCAAACATggagaaaagagaaataTCTATGATTTGCCTGCCCAAAATGCGATCCATGCTCCCATGCTGtcatgaggaggatgggtaTTTGTGCCATATGTGTTCATGTATTTTTTATAATGGCGTAAAGCCATAAACTCAAATCTCCTTGCGCCTGAAAATACCATCACTTGCTGGAAGATTGCAACAGCAGTCCTGCTGGCTGTTGGTGTTCTTCTGGCAGCAGTATCATCACATGCTTGCCGTCTCTATCATCACTTCATGGACCATCTCACGGGCTCTCCCCGATGATATACTTTTCCTGCTGGAAGCTCAACAAGAACTTGGCCACCAGCCTCCCCGTGTAGTTGAACCCGACGTCCCTTGGATAGGGGTGTTCCTCCACGTTTGGCAGGATTGGATCAGCCGTCAAAAAGTCAAGTTCGCTCCCTATTTCCCCACCGTTAGcatcatcccatcatcatcatttttTAAGGAAAACGAAAAAACTCACAAGCATCATAATCCTCcaagctcatcaacctcctcaaccccctcaccatctcctcctcctccctccccagcaatttatcctccaccttgttcgcctcgtccacccacccctcctcgaGCGGGTTAAAGCTCCTCTGGCTGACCTCCCTCGAGTAAGTCTGATACACCATGTGAAACATGATGCCAAACTGCCTGAAAGGTAACTGCTCAATCTCCCTGTTCACCCCCAGCGCGAAACCCCTCTTCAGCGTTGGCCTCTCCCCGTTTCGTAGAGAGATCTCATTGTCAGAAATGACAAAATTATCTGCTGCCGTCTCGACACTTTCCATGAAGAGGCAGAGGACTAAGAAGGCGGCTAGGCAAGGGGCCCATTCCTTGCGGAGTTTAGGCTTGAGGGATTTGGAGAATGATTCGAACAGGAGCTGCATTTCTCTGGTCAGGATATCATCGATGAGGGCTTTGAGCTGGCGGTTCAGCAACCGGGGTGTGACCCACGGATTGGACGGgtcg includes:
- the TYR1_1 gene encoding prephenate dehydrogenase (NADP(+)) (BUSCO:EOG09262CBI; COG:E; EggNog:ENOG503NVI5); this translates as MISSSFHVPIQNFGRIWLANRWVLFLLFLFRVMACDREEKFEELAKEFADNTNIQILRNGHLISRASNYIIYSVEAAAIGRVVEQFGPSTRLGAIVGGQTSCKDPEIKAFESYLPSDVDIVSCHSLHGPNVDPRGQPLVLIKHRASDESFQKVESVLSCLNSTHVYLTAKEHDRITADTQAVTHAAFLSMGKAWHANRQFPWEEGSRYIGGIENVKINLMLRIYAQKWHVYAGLAILNPEAHKQIGQFARSSTELFYLMLEGRSDELRERVYKAKEKVFGAEGSPKWAERPLLKEELLDRFSLNKPSGERGGGRGLPNNHLSLLAMVDCWSALGIVPYDHMICSTPLFRLWLGVAEHLFRTPGLLDECLRVGIEDKSFRRDDLQFAIAAAGWAECVSLRQFDTWRERFAVTQKFFEPRFKGAVEVGQAMIKAVLESEKE
- a CDS encoding hypothetical protein (EggNog:ENOG503NXMJ; COG:D; COG:L); translated protein: MVVLNFTLSEDGVAVLHDALACMFKFSDEVCLEARKEKLMLTTLNISKSAYVCYSFAATRFFSGYKFEGSPQYREKFSCQLYIKSLLAIFRTRQGGGETAYGRDASIERCDVAIDDGVGKKSRLVARVSFRNGITASHILPYEVKAPTHAKFNKQEARNQWAISSKTLRQLMDHFGPGIELLDINTDEDSNLVNFTCFTEKVQKRGGANSETVLKKPLHTNIAVEMDEFDNVQVEDKLHIIISVKDFRAILQHAQITSGELATSYSNPGRPMKLYYAADGILCEFILMTVGEKDAREPRQKTARPNASAKTPRPELDAASHRASSMSNSACQQALPDPTPQTVAQPPQQPQNPTSSRPRPPPAFHLRPPQQPPPGTAQSEDSLFMGPAPHELDDDRQWEPINPDEDEEEEENARLEWNSTSDPNISTLRISSYLQKSSTSTEDTPSDRLVSGLDPTQRLSQVRGFGLFTD
- the TYR1_2 gene encoding prephenate dehydrogenase (NADP(+)) (COG:E; EggNog:ENOG503NVI5); this translates as MATASEFAWSKDFTIGLIGMGDMGRM
- the ATS1 gene encoding alpha tubulin suppressor (COG:D; COG:Z; EggNog:ENOG503NUPQ); this encodes MTRPWSSGLSFPRHHHLHSPYQSTTSLEMTTLLSFGSNGSGQLGLSHQEDVSSPSLVFIPHPSSTLPSSVAQIAAGGNHTLLLLTNNQVLYSGDSHNNNKITPTFTPPPLPTPPPTPIRSISATWSASQIATPSQIWVHGHGTKGELALGSGITLATSFQPIPNFPPSNTTIVSISASMSHAVAVLNNGQVYGWGAGRKGQLGPEPSPAVSSPRLVSCPFPVVKALCGKEFTLLLGPPQTGEFLVIGSDKFGIKSNAPSDLKGWKDAGASWGSVILLKEDGSLISWGRDDHQQLAPSDIGPVEKIAVGSEHALALTRDGKVLAWGWGEHGNCGSLEENNKERANVIQIPDEYNLEDQEVTALGAGCATSWIAFEKRR
- a CDS encoding hypothetical protein (EggNog:ENOG503NU1I; COG:C; COG:G), translated to MTGDFESPSPGGHLPNEAEAKDGNLRLVTETQNGQQVTVVRDADNHIVYPTYVPPATRSPVSGDSPSTSPSPKTTAMSEPNQDREKGGQREAKGKQQEEEPKVEQPRKVQTEPTDRTASPRPQARNWATEFPQPDKTFTMPAPPRRAGTNLSAIPPGVDYSSSSDSSSSSSDDEEDYHTQPSSKKKHKKKSKKPTPEEEEDRYRRFKIGNPHYKTRGKVSKRDGRLSISVKDTSQTGYLAKALGTAAKHMVPLKPPPGGSDSESSKTVAAHFKGVPTRKRTASTIDIKSLKPPKLNIVIMVIGSRGDAQPFLKIGKILKEKYGHRVRIATHPAFRDFVEQDSGLEFFSVGGDPSELMSFMVKNPGMIPTLSSVKAGDIQKRRAAMAEMFQGFWRACINATDDEHDVRNIKMMGKRDPFVADAIIANPPSFAHIHCAEALGIPLHLMFTFPYTPTQAFPHPLASIKRSNVEEGYTNFISYPLVEMMVWQGLGDLVNEFRVGTLGLDPVSTLWAPGATYRLHVPFTYLWSPGLVPKPGDWGEEVEVAGFVFLELADSFKPPGELERFLGRSDQGGGEGEERKDEKPVVYIGFGSIVVDDPERFTEMIFEAVELAGVRALVSKGWGGLGGDKLDVPEDVYMLDNTPHDWLFPRVKACVIHGGAGTTAIALKCGKPTMIVPFFGDQHFWGSMIGNAGAGPEAVPYKELTAEKLAEGIKFCLRDEAREAAEKIARDIEREGDGAENACEAFHKGLLIQREVKGGGRSSMRCSILPDQVAVWRMKETGLRLSPIAAEMLVERGLVSWKKLRLLRHNEWNDFEGPGEPVTGVAGSIMGTVGNVFGGIGGVPYRVAKSAKKRKDKEKGKRKKRKDDKRQQQQEQQNRNDESDGEEPPQVETATTHAIDDRRSDSSSVRSNPAEEVAHHVGRGALKSASAIAKAPVDLSLALAQGFHNAPRLYGDDTVRRPIRVTGMKSGLKAARNEFAYGIYDGITGVVRLPYRGAKEGGLGGFARGVGMGLTGFVLKDLAAVIGPVGYTLKGVVKQAERGKQPIKYIRRARIVQGERDTEALSEEEKARLSKEAVKGWSVMWKLWDEMVKQEKKKKRGRSIKAKLGGKARRRRKRKEWDVVFESVEVAEKALEALRKGEDMDVVLERVEKERGAGRSPVAVENGQSNMLESTENKDFAGVGKREADAETASTKVPGPLEMNGVGSGSKVDGEVVMGEEKKEEEEEEDMKENPFSVATPAIAKNKEENRMTMEAIEVRA